AATGATAAGCTCATCGCCCATAGTCATCAATTCATCAGGGGTCATCAAAAACCGCTCCTTGTTGCTGATAGAAGTGTTGGTCTTACCCGTATTATCATCAATGCTCCTACTCACATCTTGCCTTGTGTATTTCCCTAACACTTTAGAAAGCTTTTCAAAATGTTCATAGTAGTTATCGTTGTTAATCCCATAATACATATTCAAAGAAAGGTTGTCTAAAATAGTCTTAGCGCCATTCCTACCATAACCAAGTGGGGGGTCATTCTCTAGTTGCGCCTTACTTTGAAACACAAAAGCGGGGCGCATGTTGTATTCTGCCATAATCCCTACCGCTTTAACAAAGGTCTCTAAATAGCCACACAAAGTGAATTCGTCCATGAGCATCAAGCAACTTCTTTTGCATTGTGGATCATGGATTGGCAGAATCAAATTGCTATAAATCATCACGTTGAAAAACAGCTCTAATATCGGTCCAACAATAGTGCTTTCTTTAGGATTAGCGATCACACCAATACTCACTGCATCGATCCTTAAACGCCTGAAATCAAAATCATTAGCGCTCGTGAAATTTCTAATCATTGCGTTATTATAAGGAGCAAAGGCTGAAGTATATACCCCTTGAACAGAGCTATAAGTTTCTTTAGCGCCACCCATTGTCTTAAAGTTATTCCACATGTTTCTAGTGGCAGGACTAAGTGCTCTTAGATTATCGCCACTCTTATCTTCTTCACCTCCAAAAAATTCCATTAAAGACACGACTTTTTCCATGTTTGTGTCTTCATCAATCAGGTTGATCCCGCTTGCCATAGAACCTATGAAAAACATCGTAGGGGTTTCAGGCATGATGATTTTTTTTCTTTTAACAAACTCTAATCCCTTTTTAGTCCACATGAGATCCCTGTAAATATTGCAATTGATGACAAAAAGGTTTCGCGCCTGGTTGCTAAAAAAAGGATCTTTTTCATTAGGTCTTTCAGGGAACACCAACTTAGCCAATCCAAAGATTTGAGTGGAAAAATCCCCTCCACTAGCCACCATGCCATGCCCTTTTAAGCGTGTGTCAATTTGAGAGAGTATGTCTTCAGTCAAAACCACATCATTACCAAAATCCACATACGCGAAAGGATTAAATCGGTGTGTTTTTAAGGAGAAAGGTTCATAGATGAACACTTTTTGGTTGAAGCGTTTCTCTCTGATTTTCCCGCAAGTTTCCATAGTGTCAGCCTTAGGATCAAACACAACGATATTTTGAGGATAATTGATCATATTGGGCATGATGAAACCCACCCCCTTACCGCTCCTAGTAGGGGCAATGAGTCCAATGAACGCCTGTCCTGCGTAAGCGATAAAATCCCCCAAACCTCGCCTGCCTACAATCACCTCTCGTTTGTCAAAGGCGCGTTTTTTATTGTTGGGTGTGATAAGCTTGGCTTTGATCATTTTTTCTTCAGTTTCCCAACTCGCGCTGCCAAAGAGATCATCAACTTTTTTATTCGCTCCTATGTCTCTAGTCCGAGTTAAGTATTTTAAGAACCATACAAAAAAGGTGATAAAGATATAAGAGCATAAAATAGAACTATATACAACTAAGGATATATTGAACCCATAAATCTTGAGCGAGCTAAAAGTGAGCGCCTTAAAATAGTATGCAGGAAAATCTTGTATCGCATAGACCCATATATCAAAAAGATCATCATCGCTCTCAGGCAATTGATTATCATCATAAAAATTACCTAAGAGAATCAAGAAAAATAACCCTGATGTGATAAAAGAATAGGATAGTAATAGTATCGCTTGCAACCAAAAGCCAAAGGTTTTAACCCTTTCTTTCAGCCCATCTATAATGATCTCTTTAAAGCTTTTTTTCTTTTGAGGCTGGTTAGCTTTATCTTTAAAAACCTTTTTTTGAGTTTTTATGAATTTGTAGAGGAAAAATAACGCTATTAACCCTATGAAACTAAAAATAACAACCAACTTATAATCCTCTATGAAGTATAAGGCGTTATACAAAAAGTCTTCCATTGTGCCTACTACCTATGTTTGATATAAAACTCATCACACTGTTTGTGGTGGTTGATATGAACAATTATATCAATCAAATCTTTAAAGCCTTCAATGAGACTTTCAAACTTGATATTCCTTGCTGCGCTATTAGATGAACTCATGTTAGCTAAACGAATAAACGCTTCTTCACTGCTCCCTGCATGTAGAGTGGTTAGCGTGCCTTTATGGCCGCTACAAAGCACATTATAAAAATCGTATGCCTCACTGCTTCTGAGTTCCCCTAAAATGATTCTATCAGGCCGCATTCTCAAACATGACTTTAAGCAATCAGCAGAGGTGATATTCCCACCAAAAAAAAGCTGTGTGTAGTTCTTGTGGTGTTTGAATACGATCTCTTCGGTGTCTTCAATGGATATGATTCTTTCTTCTTTGGGGATAAACTCCATGATGCTTTTGATATAAGTCGTTTTACCGCTTCCTGTGCCACCACAAACAATCACATTCTTGCCAATAGCAATACCATCTTTAATCGCGCTGATCGCTTGTTCTTTGTTGTCTAGTAGATTATAAAAACCTTGTTCTTCAAAAAAGCTATGAGGATAGGTTGTTTTGCTAGGTATCCTTATGGATATGGAAATGGTTTCATCATTAACTGTAACAGGGGAAAGGACAATCTGCACCCTTTCACCATTCGCTAAATTGCTACTCAAAATAGGATTTTCATAGTTGTCTATTGTTTTTTTCTTAAAACTTGCACAACACCGAGCGAAATGCATTAAACGAGATAAGCTAAAGGCTTTCTTGTTTCTCACATCAAACGGTTGCCATTCGCCATTATTTTTTAAAACCCATACAACCTTGTCCCCATTGTAACAAATCTCAGTGATATTTTCCATTTTTAAAAAATCACCAAAAAGTTCTTCAGTAGCATGCCTTAGAGGATTTAATGCCGCTTCTTTTAAGGCTCTTTCTACTTCTAGAAATTTTTTATCTTCTGCACTCAATCTGTCTTCAGTCATGTTCTTATTCCAAATTTAATTTTAACTGGGTTATCAATTTAGCCCTTTCTAAAGAAGTGAGATAAGTCTTATTTTTGCTCAAAATAATATATTTAGTCCCTATATCTTGGACAATCTCATTGAGCTTCCTCCCAAAATCATCTATCCCTAGAATCTGAAACGCCACGCCCATCATATTGCCATCTATGAATGGCGGTAAATACTCTCTTGGCAGATAAGAAGCCACTAGGTCTGAAATTCTTGCCACTTCATCACACATGAAATTATTGAAGTTGTCAGAAATTTCTGCAACAAACTCTCCAAGCGTTAGTTCATTTTTGATCGTGCTTTCTGCAAAAGTCTTTTCTTGTTTGCAACGATTGTAACTGGCTAACACAAGGTTGTTTAAATAGTTGTAATAAGTATCAAAACTAATAAAATTCTTTTGCATATTGATTCTTAACTCTTGAACCCTTCTCAAAAAATCTTGCGGATCGTTGCTATCTTTTAAAGAAATGGCGTAATTTTGAATAAACTTATCCCTTACTTCATTCGCATTTCTTATAAGAGAACTGTTGCTGTCTAAGATCTTTTGTCTTTCTGTTTCATTGAAACCTAGTTCCATTGCTGTTTCCTTTCATTGTTTTTGCTTGGTTTTTTCCGCCACTATATCCTCTAGAAGAGCCTAGTTGGTTTTGTCTTTTATTTTGTAAAGAACCGAGTTTAAATAACATGAATACATTTTATCCTTTCTCTTGAATCAATTGCCACCTTTGGGGCTTGTGGTGATTTCTTCATGTTCTCTAGACAAAGTTTTGGTGCTTTGTTTGATGATTTCATCTACCACAGATTTGTTGGTAATTTTAACATCATACACACCACTAAAATCAATATCGTCCATTGTGAGAATCTTAATGCTATCGCCCTCATTTTTGTAAAAACTTGGGGGGATATTCATCAGTTGCCCTAGAATTTGATTAGACATCTGAGCTGAACTTTGCATACTGCCATTGATAGCTTGACCCAAAGCGTAATTAAATTCAGGTGTCCTTTCACTTCTACCTTTGCCAAGACCTATGAGTTTATCTAGGGCTATGATAGGCGCGGTTTGCAAGAAGCTATTAACCACGCTTGCTATCACAGCAAAGCCTATGCGCTTCATGAAGTGATTATTCACATAGCCATCTACCCCTGCTTCACCCAACATGCCTGCTGCTTGAGCGTTTGCTAGAGGTATAATCACCCCATCAGGCGTAATGGCTTTAGTAAAGACTATCATCAAACGAGTCATAATAGGCGTGCCACCTTTCACGCTTTGATAATTCCCATACACCTTAGTGCCTTTGTCTAATAAGATCATAGTGCCGTTCATGTTCCATACATCTTTGGCTACAACCCCACTCACTATACCCGTGAGAGTGGCATCTACTTTAGAAGTCAGAGTGATTTCAATGGGGGTGTATTGCGCTAAAACAAATGTGGGATCACTCTTGCCTATAAAGGCCTGTTTGACAGGGCTTGTTTCATCTTGTTTTTCTTCTTTCTTTTTATCATCAACGGGATTACCATTTTCATCTACAAAATCCCCACTCTTTTCTTTTTTGTTCTTAAGAGCGATTTCGCTGATATTTTTGGCAGTTTCTGCGACATCTTTGTCTATCTTATTGCTTTCTGCTTTAGTTTCTGCTGTGGGTTTTTTACTTTTTTCTTTATCATCATCTTTTTTATCGCCACCTAAAGCCTTAGCTAATTTAGCTTCTAAACTCTTATCCTTAATGGTTTTCTCTGTTTCGTATTGCTTAGTAATATCAGGCTCTATGGAAGCATAAATAGGATTATCGCTAGCTATTTTGTCCGCATCAACATTAGTGGCGTTAATAGTGGCAATATCGCCACCATTTTTAAAATCCATTGGCAACAATGGATAACCTTTAGCCGCCATGTTATCAAAGGTTTTGCGGCTTCTTAGATCGCTATAGATCCGATCCACTTCATCAGCTTGTCGTTTGATTCCTAGAATTAGCGCCCTTTCGCTATCGCTCAATCCCTCTAAACATTGCTCTATGGCTTCTTGATCAGTAGGGTCATCTAAGTTATCCAAGCACTCGCTTGCTTGATGCAACCTTTCTGTTTTACTCAATTGATTTTGTTGGTTCTGTGCCTTTTTATTTTGGATTTCTTGGATCAAATCGCTATAAAGGTTTTGGCATTTCCTTTTTTCTTCATCGGTCCTAGCCGTTTTCAAACAATCCAAGACAGCCTTTTCTCTGGCTTCTTGCAGGTATTTGAGCTTCTCTTCATCGCTCAAACCATCCAAACACTTCATGATAGCCGCTCTGTCGTTAGGATTGGCGTTTTTCAAGCAATCCTTTATCGCTTTATCTTTTTGTTGGCGCTGTTTCTCTAAAAATTTCCTCGCTTCAGGCGTGAGTAATTTCTCGCATTCTTGTTTCTCTTTTTCATTTCTAGCTCTTGATACGCAGTCTTTGTAAGCCTTAACACTCTCTTTAGCTTCTTCTAATAGTTTCCTCGCTTCAGGCGTGAGCAATTTCTCGCATTCTTTTCTTTCAGCTTCGTTTTTGGCTTTTGATACGCAATCCAAATAAGCCTTAACGCTTTTTTTAGATTCTTCTAATAGTTTTTTCGCTTCAGGCGTGAGCAATTTCTCGCATTCTTGTTTCTCTTTTTCATTTCTAGCTCTTGATACGCAGTCTTTGTAAGCCTTAACACTCTCTTTAGCTTCTTCTAATAGTTTCCTCGCTTCAGGCGTGAGCAATTTCTCGCATTCTTTTCTTTCAGCTTCGTTTTTGGCTTTTGATACGCAATCCAAATAAGCCTTAACGCTTTTTTTAGATTCTTCTAATAGTTTCCTCGCTTCGGGCGTGAGCAATTTCTCGCATTCTTTTCTTTCAGCTTCGTTTTTGGCTTTTGATACGCAATCCAAATAAGCCTTAACGCTTTTTTTAGATTCTTCTAATAGTTTCCTCGCTTCGGGCGTGAGCAATTTCTCGCACTCTTTTTTCTCAGCTTCGTTTTTGGCTTTTGATACGCAATCCAAATAAACCCTAACACTCTCTTTGGCTAAAACCTTTTTCTGTAAGTCTTTAGGGAGATCTTTGACACACCTTTTTTTCTCAGCTTCGGTTTTAGCGTTTTTCAAACAATCTAGCGCTTGATTCTCTAATAGTTTCCTCGCTTCAGGCGTGAGTAATTTCTCGCATTCTTGTTTCTCTTTTTCATTCCTAGCTCTTGAAACGCAATCCAAATAAGCCTTAACGCTTTTTTTAACTTCTTGCTCTAATAGTTTCCTCGCTTCAGGCGTGAGTAATTTCTCGCATTCTTGTTTCTCTTTTTCATTTCTAGCTCTTGATACGCAGTCTTTGTAAGCCTTAACACTCTCTTTAGCTTCTTCTAATAGTTTCCTCGCTTCAGGCGTGAGCAATTTCTCACACTCTTTTTTCTCAGCTTCAGTTTTGGCTTTTGATACGCAATCCAAATAAACCCTAACACTCTCTTTGGCTAAAACCTTTTTCTGTAAGTCTTTAGGGAGATCTTTGACACACCTTTTTTTCTCAGCTTCGGTTTTAGCGTTTTTCAAACAATCTAGCGCTTGATTCTCTAATAGTTTCCTCGCTTCAGGCGTGAGCAATTTCTCGCATTCTTGTTTCTCTTTTTCATTTCTAGCTCTTGATACGCAGTCTTTGTAAGCCTTAACACTCTCTTTAGCTTCTTCTAATAGTTTCCTCGCTTCGGGCGTGAGCAATTTCTCGCATTCTTTTCTTTCAGCTTCGTTTTTGGCTTTTGATACGCAATCCAAATAAGCCTTAACGCTTTTTTTAGATTCTTCTAATAGTTTTTTCGCTTCAGGCGTGAGTAATTTCTCGCATTCTTGTTTCTCTTTTTCATTTCTAGCTCTTGATACGCAGTCTTTGTAAGCCTTAACACTCTCTTTAGCTTCTTCTAATAGTTTCCTCGCTTCAGGCGTGAGCAATTTCTCACACTCTTTTTTCTCAGCTTCAGTTTTGGCTTTTGATACGCAATCCAAATAAACCCTAACACTCTCTTTGGCTAAAACCTTTTTCTGTAAGTCTTTAGGGAGATCTTTCAAGCACTCTTTCCGTTCTTCATCGGTTTTAGCGTTTTTCAAACAATCTAGCGCTTGATTCTCTAATAGTTTCCTCGCTTCAGGCGTGAGTAATTTCTCGCATTCTTGTTTCTCAGCTTCAGTTTTGGCTTGAGATACGCAATCCAAATAAGCTCTAACGCTCTTTTTAGCTTCTTCTAACTTTTTTTTCGCTTCAGGCGTGAGCAATTTCTCGCATTCTTGTTTCTCAGCTTCAGTTTTGGCTTGAGATACGCAATCCAAATAAGCCTTAACGCTCTCTTTGGCTTCTTCTTCTAAAAGTTTTTTCGCTTCGGGCGTGAGCAATTTCTCGCATTCTTGTTTCTCAGCTTCAGTTTTGGCTTGAGATGCACAGTCTTTATAAGCTTTCAGGCTCTCTTTAGCTAAAATATCGCTTTGTAAGTCTTTAGGGAGATTTTTCAAACACTTTTTTCGTTCTTCATCGGTTTTAGCGTTTTTCAAACAATCTAGAACCTGTTGTTCTAACTTTTTTTTCGCTTCAGGGGTGAGCAATTTCTCACACTCTTTTTTCTCTTTTTCATTCCTAGCTCTTGAAACGCAGTCCTTGTAAGCCTTGACGCTCATATCAGCTAGTAGTTCTTTTTGCAAGTCTTGGGGAATATTTTTCAAGCACTCGTTTCGTTCTTCATCGGTTTTAGCGTTTTTCAAACAATCTAGCGCTTGTTGTTTCAATCTTTCTATAGCTTCTTTAGACAAGCCTTTCAAGCATTCGTTTTTCTCAGCTTCTGTTTTGGCGTTTTTGATACAATCCTTATACTCTTGAAGCTCTTTTTGAAGCTCTAATTCCTTACGGAATTTCTCTCTAATCTCAGGGTCATTTATGAGTTTTAGGCACTCTTTCCGTTCTTCATCGGTTTTAGCGTTTTTCAAACAATCTAGAGCCACTTGAACTTTTTGTTGGTTTAGTAAGCTTTTTTTTAGGTTTTCATCTTTGATTAAATCTAAACACTTGATCCTTTCTTCTTCAGTTTTGGCATTTTTGATGCAATCATTATAAGCCTCTAGAGTCTTTTTCATTTGATCTTGAAGTTTTTTGTCTTTGATAAGCTTCAAACATTCTTCATAGTTGCCACCATTACTAATACACTCATAAAAGGCTCTCAATGGGTTTTTGTCCTCAATTTCTGCAATATTCAAATAGTTGTATAAGGTTCTATTGGGATCGTCATTGAAGAAAAGATTCTTATCGATCATATTGCCTTTTTCATTCCGTTCTTTCAGCAATCGGTTATACTCTTGCCTTATTTGGATTTCATCATTAACATAAAGATTCCTGTCTTTGCTAAAACGAGAGCTTTTATCTTCCAAAGGTACAAAGTAGTGAAAAATGCTTCTAGAAAATAAAATAATCACGATAAGAACGGCGACTACAATGCCACCAATAATGTATTTCTTTTTGCTTCCTTTGATAATCTCTTGATCGTTAGAGTCGTCAGTTATTTCTTCTAGCTTGTCTTCATCAAAATGGGTTTTAGTTTCTGTGGGGTTGTCAAGATGATTGTCTGAGCTTTCTGTGGGGTTGTCAAGATGATTGTCTGAGCTTTCTTCTTTTAAAAGATCTTCAAAATGATTGGCTTCTGTTGCTTCTTCATTAGATAGATCTTGGGGTGAATCTTGTTGGGTTTTTTCAGAAGTTTCATCATCAATCAAGTCCGTTTGAGTTTCTTCTTGATGCTCATTATTTTCTCGATCATCTTCTTCGTTCAGTTTTTGGGTTTCTTCATCTAAACTCTTTTGCTGAGTGAAAGGTCTTTTATCATCAACTAATTTTCTGGCTTTCTTGAATAACTTGTCTGCTAGACTGCCATTGCTAGATTCTGAAGTTTCATTACCTCCAGAATCCATTTGAGTTTGGGTTTCTTCTGGCTTGTCTTCATCAAAATGGGTTTTAGTTTCTGTGGAATTGTCAAGATGATTGTCTGAACTTTCTTCTTTTAAAAGATCTTCAAAATGATTGGCTTCCGTTGCTTCTTCATTAGATAGATCTTGGGGTGAATCTTGTTGGGCTTTTTTAGAAGTTTCAAGTTTATCGTTTTCTTCATTCATGTCTTAACGCCTTTTTATTTATCTCTGACAAGAGGGAGCTTTTTAATCACACGCTCCAATTCACCATAGTTTTTGATATTGTAATTTTTTGTCAATGGATTTTTCCCATAGCCTTTATTAATCACTGTTACAAGGGCTTTGTCTTTAATGAGCTTAAACTTCTCTGCAATTTCATTAACTCTATACCATCTCAATCCTGAATTAGTCATGTTAGGATCAATGGCGGCATCAGTCATGCTCAATTTCCCATCAGGTTGAACCACAAAAATAGCAGGTTGGAGAGTGATGTTTTTGAAACCAAAATAAGTGAATGTGCCATCATCAAAAATTTCAGAGGGCATAATATGTTTAGAGCGTTTTTCAGGTGCTTGGTAGTAATTGTAGTTTCTAGGCACAGGGTTTCTTTTTAACGCATTATGCACATATTGGGTCTCTAGCGCCTTTGCTTGATCTAAGATAATTTTTTGTTTTTCTTCTCTTATTTTTTCTTTGTTGATAATCTGTTCATTGCTCGCCATCATTACTCTATTGATGTAGGCTGTGGTGTTGAGATTTTCTTGCTTGATCAATTCTCTCTGCCTCTTTGCTTCTTCTCTCTTTTTTAATTCCTCTTCAATAACGCTAGAGACTTCGTGTCTTTGTGGGTATTCTAATTTGACCGTTAGATACGCTGAAGCAAAATTGTCTTTTTGAGCTATCCTCAAAATGAATTGATACAAGGCTTTATTGGTCCGCACAACAAGATTAGTCCTCCAAGCGCTATCGCTAGGAGATAATTCTACGGAGTTATCCTCGGGGCTTTTTTGAGATTTATCTGTCTTAATACTGATTTTATCCTTGGCTCTTTGCCTGACTGCCTCTTCAGCTTGTTTCTTGTTGAGTTCTTCAATTTGTTTGAGCGCGTTAGCTTGAGCCTGCTCTTGCATGTCCTCTAGTCGTTCCATTTGGTCTAATTCATTTTCTCTCTGTTGCTTGATCAATTCGCTAAGATTTTTGTTATTGCTCAAATTTTGTGGGTTACTCATAGCGTTAGTGAGATTTTCTAAATTGGCTCTATTTTTTGCACGCTCCTCCTTTCTTTTTTCTCTTTTATCTTTTTGCGCTTTTTGTGCTTGTTCTTTAGCTTCTTTTTCTTTTTCTAGAGCTTTTTTTTGTTCTTCTAATTCTTTAGGGTCAGGCGCATCTACGATAAGTTTTTTTGTTTTTAAAAATTCTTGGTAATCTCTTGTCATTAGGGCAAAATTCACTGCTTCTTTTTCAAACATGAGATTACTTTTTACCGATTTAGGTTGAATGAATATGTGATTAGAATTAGGCACAATATTCCAACCTTTATTGAAACCTGTTGTGATGTAAGAAATAGTTTCATCTTTTTCAAGTTGGATCACAGTAACATTGTCTAATGAAGTCCAAATCGTGATGGGTTTTTCATCTCCCAAATAAGCAATCTTCTTATTCACCACTTTCACCCTACCACGATTAAAATTTTTAATGTCAGGTGCTGCTGCTTCTATTACGCTAGATAAAAATAAATAACCAAGACAGAAACAGCCAACAATTTTTTTAAAAAATGCCTGCTCCATCAACAATTCCTCTTAAAAAATATTTGTAATTGTAACACAAGAATAAAGTGGCTTATCCTTTAAACATAGATCCACCAACTCTTCCTACCATTAAGGCATCTCTTTCTCTATCCATTCTGCTACCATCCATAGAGACAGAGCTGAAAATGGTATTAACGATCGCATTGACACTCTCAATAATCGTCTCTATGAAACCTTTTAAAATAA
This is a stretch of genomic DNA from Helicobacter pylori. It encodes these proteins:
- a CDS encoding type IV secretory system conjugative DNA transfer family protein, with amino-acid sequence MEDFLYNALYFIEDYKLVVIFSFIGLIALFFLYKFIKTQKKVFKDKANQPQKKKSFKEIIIDGLKERVKTFGFWLQAILLLSYSFITSGLFFLILLGNFYDDNQLPESDDDLFDIWVYAIQDFPAYYFKALTFSSLKIYGFNISLVVYSSILCSYIFITFFVWFLKYLTRTRDIGANKKVDDLFGSASWETEEKMIKAKLITPNNKKRAFDKREVIVGRRGLGDFIAYAGQAFIGLIAPTRSGKGVGFIMPNMINYPQNIVVFDPKADTMETCGKIREKRFNQKVFIYEPFSLKTHRFNPFAYVDFGNDVVLTEDILSQIDTRLKGHGMVASGGDFSTQIFGLAKLVFPERPNEKDPFFSNQARNLFVINCNIYRDLMWTKKGLEFVKRKKIIMPETPTMFFIGSMASGINLIDEDTNMEKVVSLMEFFGGEEDKSGDNLRALSPATRNMWNNFKTMGGAKETYSSVQGVYTSAFAPYNNAMIRNFTSANDFDFRRLRIDAVSIGVIANPKESTIVGPILELFFNVMIYSNLILPIHDPQCKRSCLMLMDEFTLCGYLETFVKAVGIMAEYNMRPAFVFQSKAQLENDPPLGYGRNGAKTILDNLSLNMYYGINNDNYYEHFEKLSKVLGKYTRQDVSRSIDDNTGKTNTSISNKERFLMTPDELMTMGDELIILENTLKPIKCHKALYYDDPFFTDELIKVSPSLSKKYKLGKVPNQATFYDDLQAAKTRGELSYDKSLVPVGSSEL
- the virB11 gene encoding P-type DNA transfer ATPase VirB11, with the translated sequence MTEDRLSAEDKKFLEVERALKEAALNPLRHATEELFGDFLKMENITEICYNGDKVVWVLKNNGEWQPFDVRNKKAFSLSRLMHFARCCASFKKKTIDNYENPILSSNLANGERVQIVLSPVTVNDETISISIRIPSKTTYPHSFFEEQGFYNLLDNKEQAISAIKDGIAIGKNVIVCGGTGSGKTTYIKSIMEFIPKEERIISIEDTEEIVFKHHKNYTQLFFGGNITSADCLKSCLRMRPDRIILGELRSSEAYDFYNVLCSGHKGTLTTLHAGSSEEAFIRLANMSSSNSAARNIKFESLIEGFKDLIDIIVHINHHKQCDEFYIKHR
- a CDS encoding sodium:calcium antiporter, whose amino-acid sequence is MELGFNETERQKILDSNSSLIRNANEVRDKFIQNYAISLKDSNDPQDFLRRVQELRINMQKNFISFDTYYNYLNNLVLASYNRCKQEKTFAESTIKNELTLGEFVAEISDNFNNFMCDEVARISDLVASYLPREYLPPFIDGNMMGVAFQILGIDDFGRKLNEIVQDIGTKYIILSKNKTYLTSLERAKLITQLKLNLE
- a CDS encoding cag pathogenicity island protein, producing the protein MNEENDKLETSKKAQQDSPQDLSNEEATEANHFEDLLKEESSDNHLDNSTETKTHFDEDKPEETQTQMDSGGNETSESSNGSLADKLFKKARKLVDDKRPFTQQKSLDEETQKLNEEDDRENNEHQEETQTDLIDDETSEKTQQDSPQDLSNEEATEANHFEDLLKEESSDNHLDNPTESSDNHLDNPTETKTHFDEDKLEEITDDSNDQEIIKGSKKKYIIGGIVVAVLIVIILFSRSIFHYFVPLEDKSSRFSKDRNLYVNDEIQIRQEYNRLLKERNEKGNMIDKNLFFNDDPNRTLYNYLNIAEIEDKNPLRAFYECISNGGNYEECLKLIKDKKLQDQMKKTLEAYNDCIKNAKTEEERIKCLDLIKDENLKKSLLNQQKVQVALDCLKNAKTDEERKECLKLINDPEIREKFRKELELQKELQEYKDCIKNAKTEAEKNECLKGLSKEAIERLKQQALDCLKNAKTDEERNECLKNIPQDLQKELLADMSVKAYKDCVSRARNEKEKKECEKLLTPEAKKKLEQQVLDCLKNAKTDEERKKCLKNLPKDLQSDILAKESLKAYKDCASQAKTEAEKQECEKLLTPEAKKLLEEEAKESVKAYLDCVSQAKTEAEKQECEKLLTPEAKKKLEEAKKSVRAYLDCVSQAKTEAEKQECEKLLTPEARKLLENQALDCLKNAKTDEERKECLKDLPKDLQKKVLAKESVRVYLDCVSKAKTEAEKKECEKLLTPEARKLLEEAKESVKAYKDCVSRARNEKEKQECEKLLTPEAKKLLEESKKSVKAYLDCVSKAKNEAERKECEKLLTPEARKLLEEAKESVKAYKDCVSRARNEKEKQECEKLLTPEARKLLENQALDCLKNAKTEAEKKRCVKDLPKDLQKKVLAKESVRVYLDCVSKAKTEAEKKECEKLLTPEARKLLEEAKESVKAYKDCVSRARNEKEKQECEKLLTPEARKLLEQEVKKSVKAYLDCVSRARNEKEKQECEKLLTPEARKLLENQALDCLKNAKTEAEKKRCVKDLPKDLQKKVLAKESVRVYLDCVSKAKNEAEKKECEKLLTPEARKLLEESKKSVKAYLDCVSKAKNEAERKECEKLLTPEARKLLEESKKSVKAYLDCVSKAKNEAERKECEKLLTPEARKLLEEAKESVKAYKDCVSRARNEKEKQECEKLLTPEAKKLLEESKKSVKAYLDCVSKAKNEAERKECEKLLTPEARKLLEEAKESVKAYKDCVSRARNEKEKQECEKLLTPEARKFLEKQRQQKDKAIKDCLKNANPNDRAAIMKCLDGLSDEEKLKYLQEAREKAVLDCLKTARTDEEKRKCQNLYSDLIQEIQNKKAQNQQNQLSKTERLHQASECLDNLDDPTDQEAIEQCLEGLSDSERALILGIKRQADEVDRIYSDLRSRKTFDNMAAKGYPLLPMDFKNGGDIATINATNVDADKIASDNPIYASIEPDITKQYETEKTIKDKSLEAKLAKALGGDKKDDDKEKSKKPTAETKAESNKIDKDVAETAKNISEIALKNKKEKSGDFVDENGNPVDDKKKEEKQDETSPVKQAFIGKSDPTFVLAQYTPIEITLTSKVDATLTGIVSGVVAKDVWNMNGTMILLDKGTKVYGNYQSVKGGTPIMTRLMIVFTKAITPDGVIIPLANAQAAGMLGEAGVDGYVNNHFMKRIGFAVIASVVNSFLQTAPIIALDKLIGLGKGRSERTPEFNYALGQAINGSMQSSAQMSNQILGQLMNIPPSFYKNEGDSIKILTMDDIDFSGVYDVKITNKSVVDEIIKQSTKTLSREHEEITTSPKGGN
- the cagX gene encoding type IV secretion system apparatus protein CagX — protein: MEQAFFKKIVGCFCLGYLFLSSVIEAAAPDIKNFNRGRVKVVNKKIAYLGDEKPITIWTSLDNVTVIQLEKDETISYITTGFNKGWNIVPNSNHIFIQPKSVKSNLMFEKEAVNFALMTRDYQEFLKTKKLIVDAPDPKELEEQKKALEKEKEAKEQAQKAQKDKREKRKEERAKNRANLENLTNAMSNPQNLSNNKNLSELIKQQRENELDQMERLEDMQEQAQANALKQIEELNKKQAEEAVRQRAKDKISIKTDKSQKSPEDNSVELSPSDSAWRTNLVVRTNKALYQFILRIAQKDNFASAYLTVKLEYPQRHEVSSVIEEELKKREEAKRQRELIKQENLNTTAYINRVMMASNEQIINKEKIREEKQKIILDQAKALETQYVHNALKRNPVPRNYNYYQAPEKRSKHIMPSEIFDDGTFTYFGFKNITLQPAIFVVQPDGKLSMTDAAIDPNMTNSGLRWYRVNEIAEKFKLIKDKALVTVINKGYGKNPLTKNYNIKNYGELERVIKKLPLVRDK